The sequence TGGCTTATAACGTTATGACCGGCTTAACCGGTTCTTTTATGGCGGTATTTGCAATCAAACTTGGAGCGACCGATCAGATGCTGGGGCTTCTCGCTTCCGGACCCGCTTTGATCGGCTTGCTGTCCCAAATTCCTTCCGCCATCATTACCGAACGAACCGATAAAAAACTGCAGCCGATTTTAGCCTGGGGTTTCCTGCACCGGATCAATTATTTGTTCTATGCCATAATTCCTTTTTTACCGCTGCAGCCTGTCTATAAAGCCTGGCTCTTCATTATCCTGGTCACCTGGATGAATTTTCCGGCTGTGGTGGTCAATACGATGTGGACGCATCTGATGGGGGAGATCTTTCCCATCAGCAGCCGGGGACGGGTTTTTGGCGATCGCAATTTTATTGTCGGTTGGGTGACCATCGCCGCCATGCTGCTGGCCGGGCCGCTGCTGGATTTGATTCCTTATCCGTATAACTACGCTATTTTGTTCGGCTTATCGTTTGCCGGGTTGATGGTATCGCTTTACTATTTAAAGCAATTGAAGGAAGAGCAGGTTGAAACCGATTCGGTCAGTGCAGTCAGCCATAGCGGCCTCTTCGGCGGCATGATCAGTGTGATCAAGGACAAGCAATTTTTTAATTTCACTGCCGCTTCCTTTGTCTATTATATGGGATTCAATGTTACGGCATCGATGTGGACGATTCTTTATGTGCGTTTTCTCTATTTGAGTAATACGCAAATCGCCATGATCGCCATCGTCAGTACGGTGGTTTCTACCATCAGTTACCGTTTTTGGGGGCGTGTTTCCGATCGGATCGGCAGCAAGCAGGTTTATTTTATCGGATGTCTGCTGTTTTTAGTGCAGCCTTATTTTCACACCTTTATCAGCGTGTCAACCGCCTGGCTGCTTTGGCCGTTGGCTGTCGCGAACGGCTTAGCCGGAGGTGCTTTCAACCTGGCGCAATTCAATACGCTGCTCAGCATCGCGCCGGACCCGGCCAAACGTCCCAGTTACCTGGCTTTTTTTAATATGGCGATACAGATCACCGGCTTTATTTTTCCGATGCTCGGGATCTGGCTTTACCAGAACCTGGGCAACCAGCTGAATCCTGTTTTTTATCTCTCAACCTTTTTCCGCAGCGCCGGCTTGCTTTA comes from Negativicutes bacterium and encodes:
- a CDS encoding MFS transporter, with amino-acid sequence MKHLREKIIHWLTGYLDSETMRSNAFYSIVEGMAYNVMTGLTGSFMAVFAIKLGATDQMLGLLASGPALIGLLSQIPSAIITERTDKKLQPILAWGFLHRINYLFYAIIPFLPLQPVYKAWLFIILVTWMNFPAVVVNTMWTHLMGEIFPISSRGRVFGDRNFIVGWVTIAAMLLAGPLLDLIPYPYNYAILFGLSFAGLMVSLYYLKQLKEEQVETDSVSAVSHSGLFGGMISVIKDKQFFNFTAASFVYYMGFNVTASMWTILYVRFLYLSNTQIAMIAIVSTVVSTISYRFWGRVSDRIGSKQVYFIGCLLFLVQPYFHTFISVSTAWLLWPLAVANGLAGGAFNLAQFNTLLSIAPDPAKRPSYLAFFNMAIQITGFIFPMLGIWLYQNLGNQLNPVFYLSTFFRSAGLLYLAVVIKVKWPFRPKQNRKRTISP